The nucleotide window TGGGATTATGTTAGGTTTTTTCCTCCCAGGAGATACTCTCTTAATTATCGCTGGAGTATTAGCTAAAGCTGAATTGATGGATATCCGAGTCTTAATATTTGGCTGTTTTGTAGCCGCAGTTTTAGGTGATAATATCGGTTATGCGACAGGTCATAAATTTGGCAGAAAGCTATTTACTAAGGAAGATTCTCTCTTATTCCATAAAAAGCACTTAGTCAAAGCCCAAAATTTTTACGAAGAACACGGCAAAAAAACGATTGTTTTGGCTAGATTTTTACCCATTGTCAGAACGTTTGCGCCGATTGTTGCCGGAATTGCGTCGATGCGCTACCGGACGTTTATGAGCTATAACCTAATTGGTGGCTTTATTTGGACGTTCGGAGTTACTTTAGGAGGTTATTTTATCGTTGGGATAATATCTGAAGAACTCTTAGATAAATATCTAATTTTAATTATTTTGTTTATTATCGTAATTTCTTTGTTGCCATCAATTATTCACTTAATTAAAGAAAGTAAATCTGATAATGGGTGAGGAATAGGGAATTTTGGCATTGCTGATTTGAAGTATGAATTGTTGATTGTTGATTGTTGATTGTTGATTGTTGATTGGGTTTTCTTTCGCCCCGATCTCTCACTATTCCTATCTTGGGGTGTCAACCTAGTTCATACCTTGATTCAGCAACGCCGGAATTTTTATTTACAGCGCAGCTTACCAATTCACCTAAGTATTCTCTCCAACTTTGGCGATCGCTGGCATAAACATTATCAGATATAGCACTACGCATTTAGGTTAGGACATTGTGTTTTGCGCTGAAAACTATGAGCCGTAAACTTTTGACTTTTGACTTTTGACTTGCGCGTAGCGCTATACCTCATCAAATTTACCCATAAGCGTGCCTAATTTCCTCAAAAAAAATCCCACGGATTAAAAACGTGGGAACTGTCAAAAAACTATTTTTCAGCAAAATTATAGCCAATCATCTTGTAAACTAACTTGGCGGCGGTAAACTCAGAAACTACCGAATCTGTCACTGGTGCTAATTCCATCACATCAGCACCGATTACCTCAAATTTCTGGAATACTTGACGTAAAAACGTCATAAAAGCATACCAATTCAAGCCACCTGGTTCTGGCGTACCAACTCCAGGGATAATTGTGGGATCGATTCCATCTAAATCGATAGTGAGAAAGACTTTTGGAGTTTTAATGCTATTTATCGCCTGTTCGATCCAATCTAAGGAAAAAGCGAGATTTCTCGCCCGAAAAACTGTGAGATTCTTCTCTTTAATCAAATCTGCTTCTTCTTTACAAATCGCTCGAATCCCAATCTGTACGGTAGGTAAACCCATATCCACAATTCGCCGCATCACACAAGCATGATTGTGAATGGAACCTTCATACTCGTGACGTAAATCCCCATGAGCGTCAATTTGGACTACAGTAAAGGACTCACCTGGGTAAGCTTGACGATAACCTGCTACTACCCCAGCCGTGATACTGTGTTCTCCACCGAGAGAAATCACAAATTTACCATCATTAACTAGTTTTGCTACCGTTTCTTGCGTGACTTTCAGCATTTCTTCGGCAGAAACGTGGTAGTTGTCTCTAGTATCTGCGATCGCATTATGGGTATAGATCTTAATCTCGTGACAGACTTCCCAATCTAACTCTTCATCGTAAAATTCCACCTGGGTAGATGCATCTAAAATGGCATCAGGACCATTTTCACACCCTTTGCGATAGGTAGTAGTGGCTTCGTAGGGAATCGGTAAGATCGCAACTTGTGATTCTGAGTAAGATGCGGCGACTTCTTCACCCAAAAACGGAATGATATCAGTAGAAGTTTGAGTCAGCATGATCTGTTCAAGCAGTTTAGACAACCTCGATCCTGACACAAGCTAGCACTATTTGACTGGGTATTACTTCTAATTTCCCCACTCTCCCCGTCAAACAAAACCATTAAATGTAAAAAGTCTACCTTTGGGAGACTCTCCCCATCCCCATAATTCAGTAGAATGTGGTACTTTCTCCTCTTGACGGATTAGGTTGGATTGGTGGCATGATCCATCTATGAAATTCAAATTTACTTGAGGCAATCCCATGAGTTTAGAATATCCAGAAGATTTAAAGTACCT belongs to Merismopedia glauca CCAP 1448/3 and includes:
- the speB gene encoding agmatinase encodes the protein MLTQTSTDIIPFLGEEVAASYSESQVAILPIPYEATTTYRKGCENGPDAILDASTQVEFYDEELDWEVCHEIKIYTHNAIADTRDNYHVSAEEMLKVTQETVAKLVNDGKFVISLGGEHSITAGVVAGYRQAYPGESFTVVQIDAHGDLRHEYEGSIHNHACVMRRIVDMGLPTVQIGIRAICKEEADLIKEKNLTVFRARNLAFSLDWIEQAINSIKTPKVFLTIDLDGIDPTIIPGVGTPEPGGLNWYAFMTFLRQVFQKFEVIGADVMELAPVTDSVVSEFTAAKLVYKMIGYNFAEK
- a CDS encoding DedA family protein, giving the protein MSFDLPALKEFIKTSPEIFRYLLIWGIIFAESGIMLGFFLPGDTLLIIAGVLAKAELMDIRVLIFGCFVAAVLGDNIGYATGHKFGRKLFTKEDSLLFHKKHLVKAQNFYEEHGKKTIVLARFLPIVRTFAPIVAGIASMRYRTFMSYNLIGGFIWTFGVTLGGYFIVGIISEELLDKYLILIILFIIVISLLPSIIHLIKESKSDNG